Proteins from a single region of Campylobacter sp. RM16704:
- a CDS encoding zinc metallopeptidase, M23 family, with the protein MVKDKFTLTITDVNGSRHFLLSQIIKKIIIYFVSFVFTVIVLGALYINYLADKRSELLKEQEALSVKNTKLFSQNESMQKSLEEKAALYDELQNQLANIEDNLGLKQDESLDIPERLEKVKLTNDQAYLFLTQIPNGHVVEDNGITGNFGWRHHPILSKKEFHPGIDLRAALKTPIYAPANGVVEYAAYSNNGYGYSVILIHNFGFKTVYAHMTRQDVVKAGQFIKKGDLIGYTGNTGLSTGPHLHYEVRFINKLLDPKIFIDLNLKNYEQIFDKERRVPWQSLIKALLLQYPKLQSFQMVQK; encoded by the coding sequence ATAGTGAAAGATAAATTTACATTAACCATTACAGATGTTAATGGTTCTAGACATTTTTTATTAAGTCAGATTATTAAAAAAATAATTATTTATTTTGTCTCATTTGTTTTTACTGTTATTGTTTTAGGTGCTTTGTATATTAATTATTTAGCAGATAAGCGTTCAGAACTTTTAAAAGAGCAAGAGGCTTTATCGGTAAAAAACACTAAATTATTTTCTCAAAATGAAAGTATGCAAAAAAGTTTAGAAGAAAAAGCAGCTTTATATGATGAACTTCAAAATCAACTAGCAAATATTGAGGATAATTTAGGTTTAAAACAAGATGAAAGTTTAGATATACCTGAAAGATTAGAAAAAGTTAAGCTTACAAACGATCAAGCATATTTATTTTTGACACAAATTCCAAATGGACATGTTGTAGAAGATAATGGTATTACAGGAAATTTTGGATGGCGTCATCATCCTATTTTAAGTAAAAAAGAATTTCATCCTGGCATTGATTTAAGAGCAGCTTTAAAAACACCAATTTATGCACCAGCTAACGGAGTAGTTGAGTATGCTGCTTATAGTAACAATGGTTATGGATATTCAGTGATTTTGATACATAATTTCGGTTTTAAAACAGTATATGCCCATATGACACGTCAAGATGTTGTCAAGGCAGGTCAATTTATAAAAAAAGGAGATTTGATAGGTTATACAGGAAATACAGGACTTTCTACTGGTCCACATTTACATTATGAGGTTAGATTTATTAATAAACTTTTAGATCCTAAAATTTTTATAGATTTAAACCTAAAAAATTATGAACAAATTTTTGATAAAGAAAGGAGAGTTCCATGGCAATCTTTAATAAAGGCTCTATTGCTTCAGTATCCGAAACTACAGTCATTTCAAATGGTGCAAAAATAG
- a CDS encoding DEAD/DEAH box helicase gives MQAKLYEYLLTNNPELVVCEDDKEADELAQVCLFLKIKVFVLPDFRAEFGSDLRSFSKELFEICKVLNAYHKENQKKILISPIKTILQKLPGKEHLKNITLKKNSFLVLEKFKKEILHNGYEFVDIVQDKGEISIRGDIIDIFAINEEQPFRILLFSDEIESIRYFDIHTQKSIPNELSSIEICPFLSALNQEQYEILQEKIQNFQSQSIINDVNSLGFWCIDNFYNYLDLNFVSIKKFDEQDFENNINIINKNILPEPKICKDLVSVYNQDFFTFHKDKQILVLAKNETLFKALNLQEYSNIEFKISQERVNLITQEKLIISLNKKEKNKRVRKASLVIDELRVGDYVVHEDYGIAKFIGLEIIAIAGAKKEFVALGYLNNDKLLLPVENLYMIDKYIGASGGVPLLDKLGKGSFLKLKERLKEKLFIIASNIVSLAATRALIKAKVLDISEKLQDEFISKAGFLYTKDQEIVCKEISQDLKSSRVMDRLLSGDVGFGKTEIAMSAIFTCVKSGFSALFFVPTTLLSSQHYKTLKKRFNPFEIDVFKLDRFTSSKEKKQILAFLKENKPCVVVGTHSLLGVECENLGLIVIDEEHKFGVKQKEKLKELSKNSHVLSMSATPIPRSLNQALSSLKSYSILQTPPEDRLDVRTFVRENNDALIKEAISREIRRAGQIFYIHNHIASIDGCKKYLLDLFPNLKILILHSKIDAKTTEEEMIKFENKEYDLLLCTSIVESGIDLANANTIIVENSDRFGMADLHQLRGRVGRSSKQGYCYFLIEDKEKITKDSLKRLASLESNSYLGSGSVLAYHDLEIRGGGNLLGVDQSGHIEQIGYSLYLKMLEDEINKLSKREESKEKKIDLKLNINAFLNSEYINEDRLRLELYRRLSKCISVNEVYEIESEMNDRFGRPDVYTKQFLDLIIIKILASKHYKLISNYEQNICFVKNDESKEVIKAKSKDDDDIIETVLMYLRKGEKREWI, from the coding sequence ATGCAAGCTAAATTATATGAATATTTATTAACAAATAATCCTGAACTTGTAGTTTGCGAAGATGATAAAGAAGCAGATGAATTAGCTCAGGTTTGTTTGTTTTTAAAAATTAAAGTCTTTGTTTTACCCGATTTTAGGGCAGAATTTGGTAGCGATTTACGTTCTTTTTCTAAAGAACTTTTTGAAATTTGCAAAGTTTTAAACGCTTATCACAAGGAAAATCAAAAGAAAATTTTGATCTCTCCTATAAAAACGATTTTGCAAAAACTACCAGGAAAAGAACATTTAAAAAATATTACTTTAAAAAAAAATTCATTTTTAGTTTTAGAAAAATTTAAAAAAGAAATTTTGCATAATGGATATGAATTTGTAGATATAGTTCAGGATAAAGGTGAAATTTCAATACGTGGAGACATTATAGATATTTTTGCTATCAACGAAGAACAACCTTTTAGAATTTTACTTTTTTCAGATGAGATAGAAAGTATAAGATATTTTGACATTCATACACAAAAGTCTATTCCAAATGAACTTTCTAGCATTGAAATTTGCCCTTTTTTAAGTGCTTTGAATCAAGAACAATATGAAATTTTACAAGAAAAAATTCAAAATTTTCAGAGTCAAAGTATTATTAATGATGTCAATTCTTTGGGTTTTTGGTGTATTGATAATTTTTATAATTATTTAGATTTAAATTTTGTTAGTATTAAGAAATTTGATGAGCAGGATTTTGAAAATAATATTAACATAATCAATAAAAATATTTTACCTGAACCAAAAATTTGCAAAGATTTAGTTAGTGTTTATAATCAAGATTTTTTTACTTTTCATAAAGATAAACAAATTTTAGTATTAGCAAAAAATGAGACTTTGTTTAAGGCTTTAAATTTACAAGAATACTCAAATATTGAATTTAAAATTTCCCAAGAAAGAGTTAATTTAATCACTCAAGAAAAACTTATTATATCTTTAAATAAAAAAGAAAAAAACAAAAGAGTCAGAAAGGCAAGTTTAGTTATAGATGAGCTTAGAGTGGGTGATTATGTTGTGCATGAAGATTATGGTATTGCTAAATTTATAGGTCTTGAGATTATTGCAATAGCAGGAGCAAAAAAAGAATTTGTCGCTCTTGGGTATTTGAATAATGATAAGCTTTTATTACCTGTTGAAAATTTATATATGATTGATAAATACATTGGTGCAAGTGGCGGTGTACCTTTGCTTGATAAGCTTGGAAAAGGAAGTTTTTTAAAATTAAAAGAAAGATTAAAAGAAAAGCTTTTTATTATTGCTTCAAATATTGTATCTTTAGCTGCAACTAGAGCTTTGATTAAGGCAAAAGTTTTAGATATATCTGAAAAACTACAAGATGAATTTATAAGCAAAGCAGGTTTTTTATACACTAAAGATCAAGAGATAGTATGTAAAGAAATTAGTCAAGATCTTAAAAGTTCTCGTGTGATGGATAGATTGTTAAGTGGTGATGTTGGTTTTGGAAAGACAGAAATTGCTATGAGTGCTATATTTACTTGTGTTAAGAGTGGATTTAGTGCTTTATTTTTTGTGCCTACTACTTTGCTTTCTTCGCAACATTATAAGACTTTAAAAAAAAGATTTAATCCTTTTGAAATTGATGTTTTTAAATTAGATCGCTTTACAAGCTCAAAAGAAAAAAAACAAATTTTAGCTTTTTTAAAAGAAAATAAACCTTGTGTAGTAGTAGGCACACATTCTCTTTTGGGAGTTGAGTGTGAAAATTTAGGTTTAATAGTAATTGATGAAGAACATAAGTTTGGCGTAAAGCAAAAAGAAAAACTCAAAGAATTAAGCAAAAACTCTCATGTATTATCTATGTCAGCTACACCGATACCAAGAAGTTTAAATCAAGCTCTTAGTTCTTTAAAATCATATAGCATCTTACAAACTCCTCCTGAAGATCGCCTAGATGTACGCACTTTTGTAAGAGAAAATAATGATGCTTTGATAAAAGAAGCTATTTCTAGAGAAATAAGAAGAGCAGGACAAATTTTTTATATACACAACCATATAGCAAGTATTGATGGGTGTAAAAAATATCTTTTAGATTTATTTCCAAATTTGAAAATTTTAATCTTACATTCAAAAATAGATGCAAAAACTACTGAAGAAGAAATGATTAAATTTGAAAATAAAGAATATGATTTATTGCTTTGTACTTCTATAGTTGAAAGTGGTATTGATTTGGCAAATGCCAATACTATTATAGTTGAAAATTCAGATCGCTTTGGAATGGCTGATTTGCATCAACTTAGAGGAAGAGTAGGGCGTAGTTCTAAGCAAGGTTATTGTTATTTTTTAATTGAAGATAAGGAAAAAATTACTAAAGATTCTCTAAAACGACTTGCAAGCCTAGAAAGTAATTCTTATTTGGGTTCAGGTAGCGTGCTTGCTTATCATGATTTAGAAATTCGTGGTGGTGGAAATTTATTAGGTGTAGATCAAAGTGGTCATATAGAACAAATTGGTTATAGTTTATATCTTAAAATGTTAGAAGATGAAATAAATAAACTTAGTAAAAGAGAAGAATCTAAAGAGAAAAAAATAGATTTAAAACTTAATATCAATGCCTTTTTAAATAGTGAATATATTAATGAAGATCGTTTGAGATTGGAGCTTTATAGAAGGCTTAGTAAATGTATAAGTGTTAATGAGGTTTATGAAATAGAAAGCGAAATGAACGATCGTTTTGGTAGACCTGATGTTTATACCAAGCAGTTTTTGGATTTAATCATTATAAAAATTTTAGCTAGTAAGCATTATAAATTAATAAGTAATTATGAACAAAATATATGCTTTGTAAAAAATGATGAAAGTAAAGAAGTTATTAAGGCAAAAAGTAAAGATGATGATGATATAATTGAAACAGTATTGATGTATTTACGAAAAGGTGAAAAACGTGAGTGGATATGA
- a CDS encoding bifunctional tetrahydrofolate synthase/dihydrofolate synthase — protein sequence MKFQQILSEKTIYVKKISRFFMFAMYEKYKNYLPKTKNIQIIGTNGKGSTGRFLALLLLNHGYKVGHYTSPHIFDFNERFWLNGKIVSNELLEKAHENLESIFLKDVKRLSYFEYATFLALFVFKDCDYVVLEAGVGGEYDATSIFEREFSIFTEIGFDHQDLLGKNLSDIARTKLKAMSKNVLISFKQRPEVIELAQKIAYLKDSVLCISSLEKNKKICENAQVYKKNNNLAFFLKDNLLLALEAFSKICNKKEKDLIQSIKMLPKLDLKGRCEQISKNIFIDVGHNEMAALTLAEAFKEKKVHLVYNCFLDKDSYSILRALKPIIKVVEIYEYESKDRVLAGSVLIENLRKLNISYQKFTNIKKDELYLVFGSFVLIEKFLRGYSER from the coding sequence TAAAAATTATCTTCCAAAAACTAAGAATATTCAAATTATTGGAACTAATGGTAAAGGAAGTACAGGTAGATTTTTAGCACTTCTATTATTAAATCATGGTTATAAAGTAGGACATTATACTAGTCCTCATATTTTTGATTTTAATGAAAGATTTTGGCTAAATGGGAAAATTGTAAGTAATGAGCTTTTAGAAAAAGCACATGAAAATTTGGAGAGTATTTTTTTAAAAGATGTAAAAAGGTTAAGCTATTTTGAATATGCTACATTTTTAGCTTTATTTGTTTTTAAAGATTGTGATTATGTTGTTTTGGAAGCTGGTGTTGGTGGAGAATATGATGCAACAAGTATTTTTGAAAGAGAATTTAGTATTTTTACTGAAATAGGATTTGACCATCAAGATTTATTAGGAAAAAATTTAAGTGATATAGCAAGAACAAAATTAAAAGCTATGAGTAAAAACGTATTAATTAGTTTTAAACAAAGACCAGAAGTGATAGAATTAGCACAAAAAATAGCTTATTTAAAAGATTCTGTTTTATGCATTAGTTCTTTAGAAAAAAATAAGAAAATTTGTGAGAATGCACAAGTTTATAAAAAAAACAATAATTTAGCTTTTTTTTTAAAAGATAATCTTTTATTAGCTTTAGAAGCTTTTTCTAAAATATGCAATAAAAAAGAAAAAGATTTAATTCAAAGTATTAAAATGTTGCCAAAACTTGATTTAAAAGGTAGATGTGAACAAATTAGTAAAAATATTTTTATTGATGTTGGACATAATGAAATGGCAGCTTTGACTTTAGCTGAAGCTTTCAAGGAAAAAAAAGTTCATTTAGTTTATAATTGCTTTTTAGATAAAGATTCTTATAGTATATTAAGAGCTTTAAAGCCTATTATAAAAGTAGTGGAAATTTATGAATATGAAAGCAAAGATAGGGTTTTGGCAGGGTCAGTTTTGATAGAAAATTTGAGAAAACTAAATATATCTTATCAAAAATTTACTAACATAAAAAAAGATGAGTTGTATTTGGTTTTTGGTTCTTTTGTGTTAATAGAAAAATTTTTAAGAGGTTATAGTGAAAGATAA
- a CDS encoding bactofilin family protein, with amino-acid sequence MAIFNKGSIASVSETTVISNGAKIEGKFYFDSMLHLDGEIKGIVNSSNIIVIGKSGVLKGQVKANKIVISGIFEGEMQVDSLEILSGGILNGNIVVKQLSIENGGKFNGSSKIIEKEEDLVAIDVNVENTEDAS; translated from the coding sequence ATGGCAATCTTTAATAAAGGCTCTATTGCTTCAGTATCCGAAACTACAGTCATTTCAAATGGTGCAAAAATAGAGGGTAAATTTTATTTTGATTCTATGTTACATTTAGATGGAGAAATTAAAGGAATAGTAAATTCATCTAATATTATAGTTATAGGGAAAAGTGGTGTTTTGAAAGGACAAGTCAAAGCTAATAAAATTGTAATTAGTGGAATTTTTGAAGGAGAAATGCAAGTTGATTCTTTGGAAATTTTATCAGGCGGAATACTTAATGGTAATATTGTGGTTAAACAATTAAGTATAGAAAATGGTGGAAAATTTAACGGAAGTAGTAAAATAATAGAAAAAGAAGAAGATCTTGTTGCAATTGATGTGAATGTCGAAAACACAGAAGATGCAAGCTAA